One genomic window of Cannabis sativa cultivar Pink pepper isolate KNU-18-1 chromosome 2, ASM2916894v1, whole genome shotgun sequence includes the following:
- the LOC115721026 gene encoding E3 ubiquitin-protein ligase hel2: MDDSCVVCAETLEWVAYGQCGHREVCSTCVIRLRFVCEDRCCCLCKSNCGVIFVTKALGDYTKVIKDFTNFPSDSTEGQVGEYWYHEGTQAYFDDFDHYKMIKAMCRLSCSVCDKINEQRTQGSKSTGEFQNVEQLKSHLFHRHKLFMCTLCLGSRKVFICEQKLYTKAQLNQHTRSGNSEVDGSETERGGFMGHPFCEFCQTPFYEKNELYSHMSTEHYTCHICQRQQIPGNFDYFKNYDYLENHFREAHFLCEDEACLAKKFIVYSTEPEMKRHNAKEHGGRMSRRQRFAALQIPVSFQYNRSNERDHHGRHGHPSNLVNLATSNAASVRETSSIAGAVSNLRETSDLESVVVPFESLTTGDRESSSSHALRQSLRSAPLEDSSFPPLPVAPSRGQKKNKKSSASASNARPQAWLTADFRPRPGLPSSNRLRPVANSGLPSTSRSPIIIQSGSTTTNLRPSPSSESTISVRLIKSHEVASSSIASSSRNSVNSSMVTDSASTWKLVGSNRSFDNSTSSFPPINVAQTRKIPTSSQTLPKGEDVNSANKSLVERIRIALDHDEKNYAALKELSSRFRRGLVSTEEYLAFVCQFGLSHLVLELAKLCPDLEKQRELIETYNFNTRNCGSNENSTVNGSSRLKNKKITKKGKEKCEESASSTTSKEAIISSMNNLESNHNVLSNNGFQTNCHYNENESIHLKKTSETGGGSKQPKKTPKFLRNRLGSDAAASFEHGSSNNEGKIDDIKDPPDVLPVRGVWQNGGGRKLVESTQRDRRKR; the protein is encoded by the exons ATGGATGATAGTTGCGTTGTTTGTGCGGAAACACTTGAATGGGTTGCATATGGACAGTGTGGCCACCGAGAGGTCTGCTCAACCTGTGTCATTCGACTCCGTTTTGTCTGTGAAGATCGATGCTGCTGCCTCTGCAAGAGCAACTGTGGAGTCATTTTCGTCACCAAG GCTTTGGGTGATTATACAAAGGTGATAAAGGACTTTACAAATTTTCCATCTGATTCAACGGAGGGTCAAGTTGGAGAGTATTGGTATCATGAAGGAACACAGGCATATTTTGACGATTTTGATCATTACAAGATGATAAAGGCCATGTGCCGACTTTCATGTAGTGTTtgtgataaaataaatgaacaaagGACTCAAGGATCGAAGAGCACAGGGGAATTTCAAAATGTTGAACAGCTGAAAAGTCATTTGTTTCATCGACACAAACTGTTCATGTGCACCTTGTGTTTGGGAAGTAGGAAG GTTTTCATATGTGAGCAAAAGTTGTATACTAAAGCACAACTAAATCAGCATACAAGGAGTGGCAACTCCGAGGTTGATGGCAGTGAAACTGAAAGAGGTGGATTTATGGGACATCCCTTTTGTGAATTTTGCCAAACtcctttttatgaaaaaaatgaactttactCTCATATGTCAACCGAACATTACACTTGCCATATATGCCAAAG GCAGCAGATTCCAGGAAATTTTGATTACTTCAAAAACTACGATTACCTGGAG AACCATTTTCGTGAAGCACATTTCTTGTGTGAGGATGAGGCTTGCCTAgcaaaaaaatttattgtttattcaaCTGAACCCGAAATGAag AGGCATAATGCTAAGGAGCATGGAGGGCGAATGTCTCGCCGTCAGCGCTTTGCTGCTCTACAG ATTCCAGTGAGCTTTCAGTATAACCGAAGTAATGAGCGAGATCATCATGGAAGACACGGTCATCCCTCGAACTTGGTTAATCTTGCAACTTCCAATGCTGCGAGTGTTCGTGAAACTTCATCCATTGCTGGAGCAGTTTCCAATCTTAGAGAAACAAGCGATTTGGAGTCAGTTGTTGTCCCTTTTGAATCCTTAACCACGGGTGATCGCGAGTCATCTTCCTCTCATGCTTTAAGACAAAGCTTGAGGAGTGCACCATTGGAAGATTCATCCTTTCCACCACTCCCTGTGGCTCCAAGTAGAGgtcaaaagaaaaacaaaaaatcgtCTGCCTCTGCCTCCAATGCACGTCCTCAGGCTTGGTTGACAGCAGATTTTCGCCCCAGACCTGGGCTTCCTAGCTCTAACCGGCTAAGGCCTGTCGCAAATTCTGGGCTTCCATCAACATCTAGATCTCCTATTATAATCCAAAGTGGGTCGACAACAACAAATTTACGTCCATCACCATCTTCTGAAAGCACCATCTCAGTTAGACTGATAAAATCGCATGAAGTTGCATCATCCAGCATTGCTAGCTCGTCAAGAAATTCAGTTAACTCCAGTATGGTCACTGATTCTGCTTCAACATGGAAACTTGTAGGCAGCAACAGGTCTTTTGACAACTCTACATCTAGTTTTCCACCTATTAATGTGGCGCAAACTCGTAAAATACCTACAAGCAGCCAGACATTGCCAAAGGGAGAAGATGTTAATTCTGCCAACAAGTCTCTTGTGGAAAGAATTCGCATTGCTTTAGACCATGATGAAAAGAACTACGCTGCATTGAAAGAACTATCTTCACGGTTTCGACGGGGTTTAGTTAGTACAGAAGAATATCTTGCCTTTGTTTGCCAGTTTGGCTTGTCACATCTTGTTCTTGAATTAGCTAAACTCTGTCCGGATCTGGAGAAGCAAAGAGAACTAATTGAGACATACAATTTCAACACAAGGAACTGTGGTTCTAATGAGAATAGTACAGTGAATGGCAGTAGCCGtttaaagaacaagaaaattaCCAAGAAAGGTAAAGAGAAATGTGAAGAGAGTGCAAGCAGCACTACTTCAAAGGAAGCCATTATAAGCAGTATGAACAATTTGGAATCAAATCATAATGTCTTATCAAACAATGGGTTTCAAACGAATTGTCATTATAATGAGAACGAATCTATTCATTTGAAGAAAACTTCAGAGACCGGTGGTGGAAGCAAGCAACCGAAAAAAACTCCAAAGTTCCTCAGAAACCGACTTGGCAGCGATGCTGCAGCTAGTTTTGAACATGGTAGTTCCAAtaatgaaggaaaaatagatGACATTAAGGATCCACCTGACGTATTGCCAGTTAGGGGAGTTTGGCAAAATGGGGGTGGTCGGAAACTTGTCGAAAGTACCCAGAGAGATCGAAGAAAACGTTAA
- the LOC115719259 gene encoding S-adenosylmethionine synthase 1 — protein sequence MDSFLFTSESVNEGHPDKLCDQISDAVLDACLAQDPDSKVACETCTKTNMVMVFGEITTKAKVNYEKIARDTCRSIGFVSDDVGLDADKCKVLVYIEQQSPDIAQGVHGHLTKRPEEIGAGDQGHMFGYATDETPELMPLSHVLATKLGARLTEVRKNGTCPWLRPDGKTQVTVEYINDNGAMVPVRVHTVLISTQHDETVTNDEIAADLKEHVIKPIVPEKYLDEKTIFHLNPSGRFVIGGPHGDAGLTGRKIIIDTYGGWGAHGGGAFSGKDPTKVDRSGAYIVRQAAKSIVASGLARRCIVQVSYAIGVPEPLSVFVDSYGTGKIPDKEILKIVKKNFDFRPGMIAINLDLKRGGNGRFLKTAAYGHFGRDDADFTWEVVKPLKWRKPKE from the coding sequence ATGGATTCCTTCTTGTTCACTTCAGAATCAGTGAACGAAGGACACCCTGATAAGCTCTGCGATCAGATCTCTGATGCAGTTCTTGATGCTTGCTTAGCTCAAGACCCTGACAGTAAGGTCGCCTGTGAAACTTGTACAAAGACCAATATGGTTATGGTGTTTGGGGAGATCACAACCAAAGCCAAAGTTAACTATGAAAAGATTGCCCGTGACACCTGCCGTTCTATTGGATTCGTTTCGGATGATGTTGGTCTTGATGCTGACAAGTGCAAAGTTTTGGTTTACATCGAGCAGCAGAGTCCTGATATTGCTCAGGGTGTTCACGGCCACCTTACTAAGCGCCCTGAGGAAATTGGAGCTGGTGATCAAGGTCACATGTTTGGTTATGCCACTGATGAGACTCCTGAGCTCATGCCCCTCAGCCATGTTCTTGCTACCAAGCTTGGTGCTCGTCTCACTGAAGTCCGGAAGAATGGGACATGTCCTTGGTTGAGACCTGATGGAAAGACACAAGTTACTGTCGAATACATCAATGACAATGGCGCCATGGTTCCCGTTCGTGTCCACACTGTTCTCATCTCTACACAGCATGATGAAACTGTTACCAATGATGAGATTGCTGCTGACCTTAAAGAGCATGTCATCAAGCCTATTGTCCCTGAGAAGTACCTAGATGAGAAGACCATCTTCCATCTCAACCCATCAGGGCGTTTTGTTATTGGTGGCCCTCATGGGGATGCAGGTTTGACAGGCCGAAAGATCATCATTGACACTTATGGCGGTTGGGGAGCTCATGGTGGTGGTGCTTTCTCTGGGAAGGATCCTACCAAGGTAGACAGGAGTGGTGCTTACATTGTTAGGCAGGCTGCCAAGAGCATTGTTGCCAGTGGCCTTGCTAGAAGGTGCATTGTCCAGGTTTCGTATGCCATTGGCGTTCCAGAGCCCTTGTCGGTTTTTGTTGATTCCTATGGCACTGGAAAGATTCCAGACAAGGAGATCCTCAAGATTGTGAAGAAGAACTTTGATTTCAGGCCTGGAATGATTGCCATTAACCTGGACCTCAAGAGGGGTGGCAATGGAAGGTTTTTGAAGACAGCTGCTTATGGACATTTCGGTAGAGACGATGCTGACTTTACATGGGAAGTGGTGAAGCCCTTAAAGTGGAGAAAGCCTAAGGAGTAA